From a single Anaerolineales bacterium genomic region:
- a CDS encoding lipopolysaccharide biosynthesis protein, with protein sequence MASIIETEDKHSITYKAGRGIFWNFLTYGLSKGVLLLTTSILARLLTREDFGLVAVAVIAINYLSVVKDLGLGRALIQRRQNIEEAASTVFTINAIIGFVLSLMVFLLAPVSAAYFEDPMVTPVLRWLGVSFAINALGSVHMNLLTRDLDYRRRLIPDFGNTLIKGVVSIGMAFSGFGVWSLVFGQIAGGLASVVLVWVVLPWRPRIFFDKTIAGQLMKFGASITGVDILFVFADNLSYLVVGKVFGMAALGVFSMAYRLPEMLIIGNLWVMTGVIFPAFSSIQDKPDELRRGFLVSIRLVQLIVMPLCLGLFIAAEPIVMVVFGEQWLETIPLLRILAIFALVYSVGYHVGDVYKAIGRPDILLKLNVFSIFVSVPALLIGSLYGLTGIVWGYLIGIILDQIVTLYVATKFVSVTFRDIFNEIRPAAQAALLMVPVAFFVSLMTEDLSPFIQLTLVVISGGICYLGVVWWLESKSLLRLAQVVLSGKK encoded by the coding sequence GTGGCTAGTATCATTGAAACTGAAGACAAACATTCCATTACCTATAAAGCCGGACGCGGTATCTTTTGGAATTTTCTGACATATGGTTTGAGCAAGGGTGTATTGCTGCTTACTACATCCATTCTGGCGCGCTTGTTGACCCGGGAGGATTTCGGTCTCGTTGCGGTTGCTGTTATCGCGATCAATTATCTGTCGGTGGTCAAGGATCTGGGGCTTGGACGGGCTCTGATCCAACGCAGGCAGAACATTGAAGAGGCGGCCAGTACGGTATTTACGATTAATGCCATTATTGGTTTTGTGCTGTCTTTGATGGTATTCCTGTTAGCCCCCGTCTCTGCGGCTTACTTTGAAGATCCGATGGTAACACCGGTTTTGAGATGGTTGGGGGTGTCTTTTGCCATCAACGCACTTGGTTCAGTGCATATGAATCTATTGACGCGCGATTTGGACTACCGGCGTAGGTTAATTCCAGATTTTGGAAATACACTTATTAAGGGAGTGGTTTCGATCGGCATGGCATTTTCCGGATTTGGAGTTTGGTCTTTGGTCTTTGGGCAGATTGCTGGAGGGCTGGCTTCGGTGGTGTTGGTGTGGGTTGTGCTGCCGTGGCGTCCCCGCATCTTTTTTGATAAAACGATTGCGGGGCAATTAATGAAGTTTGGCGCATCTATTACAGGCGTGGACATCCTGTTTGTATTTGCGGATAATTTAAGTTATCTCGTTGTCGGTAAGGTTTTTGGAATGGCGGCTTTAGGTGTTTTCAGCATGGCCTACCGCTTGCCTGAAATGCTTATTATTGGCAACCTTTGGGTGATGACAGGTGTTATCTTTCCGGCCTTTTCATCCATTCAGGACAAGCCTGATGAGTTACGCCGCGGCTTTCTCGTTTCCATCCGTCTGGTCCAGTTGATTGTCATGCCGTTGTGCCTGGGATTGTTCATTGCGGCTGAGCCGATTGTCATGGTCGTATTTGGAGAGCAATGGTTGGAAACAATTCCATTATTGAGGATTTTGGCGATCTTTGCTCTTGTTTATTCAGTTGGCTATCATGTCGGGGATGTGTACAAGGCTATTGGACGCCCTGATATTTTGCTGAAATTAAATGTGTTCAGCATTTTTGTTTCAGTTCCAGCCCTTCTTATCGGTTCTTTGTATGGCTTGACAGGTATTGTGTGGGGATATCTGATAGGCATTATTTTGGATCAGATCGTTACTCTTTATGTTGCGACAAAGTTTGTCTCGGTGACATTTCGGGATATCTTTAATGAAATAAGGCCCGCCGCGCAGGCCGCGCTGTTGATGGTCCCGGTTGCTTTTTTTGTTTCACTTATGACGGAAGATCTAAGCCCGTTCATTCAGTTGACACTTGTCGTGATATCGGGGGGCATCTGTTATCTTGGTGTCGTATGGTGGTTGGAAAGCAAAAGCCTTCTTCGGTTGGCGCAAGTTGTGCTGTCGGGGAAAAAGTGA
- a CDS encoding glycosyltransferase, with the protein MSKYTIIYAIDGLGMGGAERLTASILKNLPDFFSPRVCVFKVRKRGNPMAEQIKALGVPVDFLPIPYVRDLTALPRLVKYLKTVNADLVHGQLELGDIFGNIAAKLARLPSVSTLHTMPSQKMNIKSRLHQEVEFFALRHFCDAIISVSNEARQFYLDISTLPPSKLLTIYNGVDLFHFDNLDRRRISDGIRKELGVPLDSKLLTTVAVLRELKGIQYMIRGLPEIIARFPKVRYLIVGDGVYRETLEREAQLAGVAGHVIFAGQRDNVHHFLAASDIFVLPTLTEALPTVLAEAMAARLPIIASAVGGIPEMIEDGKNGLLVPAGQVDALSAACMRLLSNSDEAGSMGDKGRSVADQKFNIRRQAEQLGELYLDLIRNSKRFK; encoded by the coding sequence ATGAGTAAATATACTATTATTTACGCGATTGATGGCTTGGGTATGGGAGGCGCAGAGAGGCTTACTGCTTCCATCTTGAAGAACCTGCCAGACTTTTTTTCTCCGCGGGTATGCGTTTTTAAAGTGCGGAAGAGGGGAAACCCAATGGCGGAGCAAATCAAAGCGCTGGGAGTGCCTGTTGATTTTTTACCCATACCATACGTGCGAGATCTAACGGCGTTACCTCGGCTGGTTAAGTACTTGAAAACTGTGAACGCAGATCTGGTCCATGGTCAGCTTGAACTTGGGGATATTTTTGGAAACATTGCTGCAAAGCTTGCAAGATTGCCTAGTGTATCCACCCTGCATACTATGCCGTCGCAGAAAATGAACATTAAATCTCGTCTGCATCAGGAGGTAGAGTTTTTTGCGCTTCGTCATTTTTGCGATGCGATTATTTCAGTTTCAAATGAGGCTCGCCAATTCTACCTTGACATTAGCACACTACCTCCCTCGAAACTATTGACAATTTATAATGGCGTCGACCTGTTTCATTTCGATAATTTGGACCGCCGGAGGATATCTGATGGTATTCGCAAAGAGTTGGGGGTGCCTCTTGACTCCAAATTATTAACGACAGTGGCAGTTCTGCGAGAATTAAAGGGCATTCAGTATATGATCCGTGGGCTGCCGGAAATAATTGCGCGATTTCCAAAAGTTCGTTACTTGATTGTTGGTGACGGTGTTTACAGGGAAACTCTGGAGAGGGAGGCGCAACTGGCTGGGGTTGCGGGCCATGTGATTTTCGCCGGGCAGAGAGATAATGTCCATCATTTCCTAGCTGCCAGTGACATATTTGTTCTTCCCACACTGACCGAGGCATTACCGACCGTTTTAGCTGAGGCGATGGCAGCGCGCCTACCGATCATTGCAAGTGCGGTGGGAGGAATTCCGGAGATGATAGAGGATGGCAAGAATGGACTCCTGGTTCCTGCCGGACAGGTGGATGCCTTGTCGGCAGCCTGTATGCGCCTCTTGTCTAATTCGGACGAGGCTGGTTCCATGGGAGATAAGGGGCGATCGGTTGCAGATCAAAAGTTTAATATTCGCAGGCAAGCTGAACAGCTAGGCGAACTATACCTTGATTTGATAAGGAATTCGAAGCGATTTAAATAG
- a CDS encoding GNAT family N-acetyltransferase: protein MNNLARDISHVSSYTVRVLHPNDVEDGLLLAWADLEARAVVPNAFLSPYFVMPAIRYLESTSDVLMVFVEKAASGMKDLVGVGIFQVRRPTRQFPLMHLSTFTSIHSYLSGFLLDREHAGEALRMIYGYLTDGGCPWHGLYIDNCPAEHLLPDEMKEAARDVGLKWTTFSSWERAVFHAADFDGEIEAYLGKNQRKNYHRCVRNLKDQGMFEWRLVRGTEPLERNVDEFIRLENMGWKGREETSLYSNADHVSFFKEMISGFNRVDRAYFTELSINGHVISSTSNLISGRAGFGFKVGWDPEFSKYSPGVVNEIQTIEHVGEKLGDLDYIDSSASPDSYISKIWTGRRAIVEGMFTFTPKGQAALAGVQIVKKIKNLLFITLFQVWLEIPVVLVV, encoded by the coding sequence ATGAACAATCTTGCAAGAGATATTTCACATGTTTCCTCATATACGGTTCGTGTTCTGCATCCGAACGATGTCGAAGATGGGCTGCTGCTTGCATGGGCGGATCTGGAAGCGCGGGCGGTGGTGCCAAACGCCTTCCTGTCCCCCTATTTTGTAATGCCTGCGATCCGCTATTTGGAAAGCACCTCGGATGTGCTAATGGTGTTCGTGGAGAAAGCTGCCAGTGGAATGAAGGACTTGGTGGGGGTGGGCATTTTCCAGGTACGGAGGCCGACGCGTCAGTTTCCGCTGATGCATCTGTCAACGTTCACGTCCATTCATTCCTATTTGTCCGGTTTTTTGCTGGACCGGGAGCATGCGGGCGAGGCATTGCGAATGATCTATGGATACCTGACGGATGGAGGGTGTCCGTGGCACGGGCTGTACATCGATAATTGTCCGGCAGAGCACCTGCTTCCGGATGAGATGAAAGAGGCGGCAAGGGATGTTGGATTGAAGTGGACGACCTTCAGCAGTTGGGAACGGGCTGTATTCCATGCGGCTGACTTTGACGGTGAAATTGAAGCCTATTTGGGTAAAAATCAAAGAAAAAATTACCATCGATGTGTTCGTAACTTGAAAGATCAAGGCATGTTTGAGTGGCGGTTGGTACGCGGGACAGAGCCGTTGGAGAGGAATGTGGATGAGTTCATCCGGCTGGAGAACATGGGCTGGAAGGGGAGGGAGGAGACGTCACTGTATTCGAATGCGGATCATGTCAGTTTTTTCAAGGAGATGATCTCGGGTTTCAACCGGGTGGATCGGGCGTACTTCACCGAGCTCAGTATCAATGGACACGTCATCTCGTCGACATCCAATTTGATATCCGGGAGGGCGGGGTTTGGGTTCAAGGTTGGTTGGGATCCGGAATTTTCCAAATACTCGCCGGGTGTGGTGAATGAGATCCAAACAATTGAACATGTTGGAGAGAAACTTGGCGACCTTGATTATATTGATAGTTCAGCTTCTCCGGATTCATATATCAGTAAAATCTGGACGGGCCGCCGGGCGATCGTAGAAGGGATGTTTACATTTACGCCCAAGGGACAGGCAGCTCTTGCCGGTGTTCAGATAGTAAAAAAGATAAAGAATTTATTGTTTATCACTTTGTTTCAGGTATGGTTGGAGATTCCCGTTGTACTAGTTGTATAG
- a CDS encoding GNAT family N-acetyltransferase — protein sequence MKNKRKYPLKDSSYTVRVLHPNDVEDGLLLAWADLEARAVVPNAFLSPYFVMPAIRYLESTSDVLMVFVEKAASGMKDLVGVGIFQVRRPTRQFPLMHLSTFTSIHSYLSGFLLDREHAGEALRMIYGYLTDGGCPWHGLYIDNCPAEHLLPDEMKEAARDVGLKWTTFSSWERAVFHMADFDELTTALPVSKHTLRDYQRNIRRLSSLGMFEWRLVRGTEPLERNVDEFIRLENMGWKGREETSLYSNADHVSFFREMIAGFNRVDRAYFTELSINGRVISSTSELISGRAGFGFKLGWDPEFSKYSPGIVNIIQFMESGKDFIGGLDYVDSSAAPDSYVDKIWTGRRALMEGMFSITSVGHAALASIQMMKKAKKAVFSH from the coding sequence ATGAAAAATAAACGAAAATATCCATTAAAGGATTCCTCATATACGGTTCGTGTTCTGCATCCGAACGATGTCGAAGATGGGCTGCTGCTTGCATGGGCGGATCTGGAAGCGCGGGCGGTGGTGCCAAACGCCTTCCTGTCCCCCTATTTTGTAATGCCTGCGATCCGCTATTTGGAAAGCACCTCGGATGTGCTAATGGTGTTCGTGGAGAAAGCTGCCAGTGGAATGAAGGACTTGGTGGGGGTGGGCATTTTCCAGGTACGGAGGCCGACGCGTCAGTTTCCGCTGATGCATCTGTCAACGTTCACGTCCATTCATTCCTATTTGTCCGGTTTTTTGCTGGACCGGGAGCATGCGGGCGAGGCATTGCGAATGATCTATGGATACCTGACGGATGGAGGGTGTCCGTGGCACGGGCTGTACATCGATAATTGTCCGGCAGAGCACCTGCTTCCGGATGAGATGAAAGAGGCGGCAAGGGATGTTGGATTGAAGTGGACGACCTTCAGCAGTTGGGAACGGGCTGTATTCCATATGGCTGACTTTGATGAGTTAACTACTGCCTTGCCCGTGTCGAAGCACACATTACGGGATTATCAACGAAATATTCGCCGCTTAAGTAGCCTTGGCATGTTTGAGTGGCGGTTGGTACGCGGGACAGAGCCGTTGGAAAGGAATGTGGATGAGTTCATCCGGCTGGAGAACATGGGCTGGAAGGGGAGGGAGGAGACGTCATTGTATTCGAATGCGGATCATGTCAGCTTTTTCAGGGAGATGATCGCAGGTTTCAACCGGGTGGATCGGGCGTACTTCACCGAGCTCAGTATCAATGGACGCGTCATCTCGTCGACATCGGAGCTTATATCCGGGAGGGCGGGGTTTGGGTTCAAGTTGGGCTGGGATCCTGAATTTTCCAAATACTCGCCGGGAATTGTTAATATAATTCAATTTATGGAGAGTGGAAAAGATTTTATTGGCGGCCTTGATTATGTTGATAGTTCAGCGGCGCCCGATTCTTATGTTGATAAAATTTGGACTGGCAGACGGGCGCTCATGGAGGGCATGTTTTCGATTACTTCTGTTGGGCATGCAGCGCTCGCAAGTATTCAGATGATGAAGAAAGCGAAGAAAGCAGTATTCTCTCATTAA
- a CDS encoding glycosyltransferase family 4 protein — protein sequence MANSGGLIHFDYQLCTALAETGADVSLVAGTEYELESLPHNFKVDNILKLWKGFDAHPHNDMPFPRRILERIFRSMRRIMRGILVLWAWVKLIFYLDGTRPDVVQFSRLGYNFDFFFIWLLRRKGFNLTQICHEFEERETGVMFSNILHKLDLLAYSSFSKIFFLAENSRRSFLEIYPSIDSKYTDVIPHGNSDWLLGIQSSSRDVKLRERYGISDDESVVLFFGLLAPSKGVEDLIRAFALVAEKSDAKLVIAGYPTKFINAASLKSLVDGLGVSNKVVLDLRYLPLEEIGDLMELATVVVYPYHSSTQSGSLQTAYTFGKPVIATMVGGLPEVVENGKSGFLVPAHSPNDLAEKILVFVNDRALAEEMGKYARRLSTTRFNWNAIAQEILTIYAVGSG from the coding sequence ATGGCAAACAGCGGAGGCTTGATTCATTTTGATTATCAATTGTGCACTGCCCTGGCAGAGACGGGGGCAGATGTTTCGCTTGTGGCTGGTACGGAGTATGAACTTGAATCTCTGCCGCATAACTTTAAAGTTGATAATATCCTAAAGTTGTGGAAGGGGTTTGACGCCCACCCGCACAATGATATGCCTTTCCCAAGGCGGATTCTCGAGAGAATCTTTCGCAGCATGCGGCGCATCATGCGAGGTATCCTTGTTTTGTGGGCTTGGGTCAAGCTGATCTTTTATTTGGATGGAACGCGCCCGGATGTGGTTCAATTCTCTCGGCTCGGATACAATTTTGATTTTTTCTTTATCTGGTTATTAAGACGAAAAGGATTTAACCTGACACAAATATGCCATGAATTTGAGGAGAGAGAGACAGGTGTTATGTTTTCGAACATTCTCCATAAGCTTGATCTCCTTGCATATAGCTCATTTTCGAAAATATTTTTTCTTGCGGAGAATAGCAGGAGGAGTTTTTTAGAGATCTACCCATCGATCGATAGTAAATACACCGATGTGATCCCTCACGGTAATTCGGATTGGCTGTTAGGGATTCAATCCTCTTCGCGGGATGTAAAGTTGCGCGAGCGGTATGGAATTTCGGATGACGAATCCGTTGTTTTGTTCTTTGGACTCCTTGCCCCGAGCAAGGGGGTGGAAGATTTGATCCGGGCATTTGCCTTGGTGGCGGAAAAGAGTGATGCGAAATTAGTGATTGCAGGATATCCAACAAAGTTCATTAATGCCGCAAGTTTAAAATCTTTGGTTGATGGACTTGGAGTTTCAAATAAAGTAGTGCTTGATCTCCGCTACCTGCCGTTGGAGGAGATTGGCGACCTAATGGAACTGGCAACAGTGGTTGTTTATCCATACCATAGCAGCACTCAAAGCGGCTCGTTGCAAACTGCATATACTTTTGGCAAGCCTGTCATTGCGACAATGGTGGGTGGTTTGCCGGAAGTTGTCGAAAATGGAAAAAGTGGGTTCTTGGTCCCCGCTCACTCCCCTAATGATCTGGCTGAGAAAATATTAGTATTTGTCAATGATCGTGCTTTGGCAGAGGAAATGGGTAAATATGCACGCAGGCTGTCAACTACCCGTTTTAATTGGAATGCAATTGCACAGGAAATACTTACGATCTATGCAGTCGGCAGCGGTTGA
- a CDS encoding glycosyltransferase family 2 protein, with amino-acid sequence MISILYTYFGYPFLISLLPTKRNHQIKSDRQSLPPVTLLIAAYNEEVVIERKIINSLSIEYPKDKLQILITADGSNDETPNIIKKYAELGIELLYQPERRGKMAAINRAMPYARGEIIVFSDANNHYQPDTISKLVAPLSDPDVAATSGAKVIDKGDSSIGSSEGLYWKYESYIKKQESRVDSCTSVAGEILAVRKSAYSSPPNHIVNDDFFIAMQVLRKGHRLVYVPDAKSSEKASMSAQDEITRRTRINAGRYQAIAMAHHILPFNRPLLTWQIISHKFLRPLVPFNMIIIFLLSIAAVLIPYSRPDNFLHLSHPFNILVLVLQLFFYLLAILGMRAGEGKKMGKLGRILYLPTFLTNSNFAALKGFLKFMQGQQLHIWDRIQRQ; translated from the coding sequence TTGATCAGCATTTTGTACACCTATTTTGGGTACCCCTTTCTCATCTCGCTCCTGCCAACAAAACGAAACCATCAAATAAAATCAGATCGACAAAGCCTGCCTCCAGTCACATTGCTTATCGCCGCATACAACGAGGAAGTGGTAATCGAAAGAAAAATCATAAATAGTCTTTCCATTGAGTACCCCAAGGACAAACTTCAGATCCTGATCACTGCAGACGGATCAAACGACGAAACGCCGAACATTATAAAAAAATATGCCGAGTTGGGGATAGAGTTATTGTACCAACCTGAGCGGCGCGGAAAAATGGCCGCCATCAACCGGGCAATGCCTTACGCGCGCGGAGAGATAATTGTTTTTTCCGACGCAAACAATCACTACCAACCCGATACAATTTCGAAACTCGTAGCGCCGCTTAGCGATCCGGATGTTGCAGCAACGAGCGGCGCAAAAGTCATTGACAAGGGAGACAGCAGCATAGGTTCGTCCGAAGGATTGTATTGGAAATACGAATCGTACATAAAAAAACAAGAGAGCCGTGTAGATAGCTGCACAAGTGTAGCGGGTGAGATCTTGGCTGTAAGAAAGAGTGCGTACAGCTCCCCGCCGAACCATATTGTGAATGACGATTTTTTTATCGCCATGCAAGTACTTCGAAAAGGGCACAGACTCGTTTATGTGCCTGATGCGAAATCGAGCGAAAAGGCTTCCATGTCAGCGCAGGATGAGATTACACGAAGAACCCGGATCAACGCCGGCAGATACCAAGCAATCGCAATGGCTCATCACATCCTGCCGTTCAACCGGCCTTTGTTAACATGGCAGATTATTTCACATAAATTCCTACGCCCTCTTGTCCCCTTTAACATGATCATCATTTTCCTTCTGTCGATTGCCGCAGTTCTGATTCCTTACAGCAGACCTGATAATTTTCTACATCTGAGTCATCCATTTAATATCCTTGTTCTGGTTCTACAGCTATTTTTTTATCTACTCGCGATATTGGGAATGCGCGCAGGGGAGGGAAAGAAGATGGGGAAACTCGGACGCATATTATATTTGCCTACTTTCCTGACCAACAGCAATTTCGCCGCACTAAAAGGTTTCCTCAAATTCATGCAGGGGCAACAACTGCATATTTGGGATCGCATACAAAGGCAATAA
- a CDS encoding polysaccharide deacetylase family protein, protein MHTISSPTNSRRPSLGKKIISFAFNTGLIRVGRGIWKKSLTVLNYHRIDDPYRKGIDSFQPNISAHPDEFKRQMEYLERWFNVVSVREVAIWLEGKASLPDFAALITFDDGYLDNYINAYPILRQHNFPAVIYLAAGHIDTDKPFYWDLAAYCFTHTKKDHVSFPGGTERSWGTSDELLQISKEWIEAMKILPETEKQGWVSRLPEELNISIPKNFFKNLMMNWDQVREMHGNGIDFGGHTINHPILTRIAPEAARTEIAGSKVQIEGELGETITSFAYPNGMKADVNSQIEKITAESGFKTAFTLQNGPATLRETRRNPYAIRRSFISHKHTLAHFSTLISPFNRIRPT, encoded by the coding sequence ATGCACACAATCTCATCCCCAACAAATAGCAGGCGTCCTTCGCTGGGTAAGAAAATCATTTCATTTGCATTTAACACAGGATTGATCAGGGTGGGACGCGGAATTTGGAAAAAATCCCTGACGGTCCTAAATTACCACAGAATTGACGATCCCTACCGGAAGGGTATTGACTCTTTCCAACCCAATATCAGCGCACATCCTGATGAGTTCAAGCGGCAAATGGAATATCTTGAGCGTTGGTTCAATGTCGTTTCAGTGCGCGAGGTTGCAATCTGGCTTGAGGGCAAAGCCAGTTTGCCCGATTTTGCCGCGCTTATTACATTTGACGATGGATACCTTGATAACTATATAAACGCATACCCCATCCTGCGGCAACATAATTTTCCGGCAGTCATATATTTAGCCGCAGGGCACATTGACACGGATAAGCCTTTTTATTGGGATCTGGCAGCCTATTGTTTTACACATACAAAAAAAGATCATGTCTCTTTTCCCGGCGGAACTGAACGCTCCTGGGGAACATCGGATGAACTTCTGCAGATATCAAAGGAATGGATCGAGGCAATGAAAATATTGCCTGAAACCGAAAAGCAGGGATGGGTCTCACGATTGCCTGAAGAATTGAATATTTCGATCCCGAAGAATTTCTTTAAAAATCTCATGATGAATTGGGATCAAGTTCGTGAAATGCACGGGAATGGGATCGATTTCGGCGGGCATACGATCAACCATCCAATTCTAACGCGCATTGCCCCGGAAGCTGCTCGTACCGAGATTGCAGGGTCAAAGGTGCAAATTGAAGGAGAACTCGGCGAAACAATAACTAGTTTCGCCTACCCAAACGGGATGAAAGCTGATGTCAATTCTCAAATCGAGAAGATTACTGCTGAATCTGGATTCAAAACCGCATTCACGCTTCAAAACGGACCTGCCACTCTGCGTGAAACAAGGCGGAATCCTTATGCCATCCGGCGCAGCTTCATTTCGCACAAGCATACGCTTGCTCATTTCTCGACCTTGATCAGTCCATTCAACCGCATCCGCCCGACTTGA
- a CDS encoding diguanylate cyclase has protein sequence MELRFFLKIIQRGWWLILISVLLSVNFSLAYSYYIAVPEYEAVARFVVSPSLQGDDNYAMVNSLEALDRRSIITTYAEFLNSYQITQDALALLRKNPDEFKDYTMSATILPDANIIRYSVKGPNPEVAALLANNIGQYAVDQVRRLYVVYNIDFLDRAIPPVEPGKPRPFQDAALAALVGLVIGGGLAIFRDQISGTINMFRQRNVVDYESQAFTRTYFERRIRQEIAKQPDAVITLALVHLNGLQEIYDSLPQVYINQILRNVTGTLKNQLRGNDIVGRWAKTQFCILLLSTDGASALSRLERICEILDQPVSLEAGGEFDVNLDVRIGFADRQGGESVNILISHSESALDVSLESGTKVNMYKVRPFG, from the coding sequence ATGGAATTAAGGTTCTTTCTTAAGATAATACAAAGGGGCTGGTGGCTTATCTTGATTTCTGTTCTGCTTTCGGTGAATTTCTCCCTTGCTTATTCTTATTACATAGCAGTCCCGGAATATGAAGCGGTTGCTCGTTTTGTGGTGAGCCCCAGCTTGCAGGGTGATGATAACTATGCAATGGTAAATAGTCTTGAGGCTCTTGATCGACGTTCCATTATTACAACCTATGCGGAATTCCTAAACAGTTATCAGATTACCCAGGATGCGCTTGCCTTGTTGAGGAAAAATCCGGATGAGTTTAAAGACTATACCATGTCTGCCACCATATTACCGGATGCAAATATTATCCGCTATAGCGTGAAAGGACCAAACCCTGAAGTGGCAGCCCTTCTGGCTAATAATATTGGACAATACGCCGTGGATCAGGTTCGCAGGCTCTACGTTGTTTACAACATCGATTTTTTGGATCGTGCGATTCCGCCAGTAGAGCCGGGTAAACCGCGCCCATTTCAGGATGCGGCACTGGCTGCTTTGGTAGGGCTGGTTATTGGAGGAGGGCTGGCGATTTTCCGTGACCAGATTTCGGGGACGATTAATATGTTCAGGCAAAGAAATGTGGTGGATTACGAATCTCAAGCATTTACGCGCACGTATTTTGAGCGTCGGATTCGTCAGGAAATTGCCAAACAGCCGGATGCGGTCATAACATTGGCTTTGGTCCACTTGAACGGGCTTCAGGAAATTTATGATTCCCTTCCGCAAGTTTATATCAATCAGATCCTTCGCAATGTTACCGGTACCCTGAAAAACCAATTGAGAGGGAATGACATTGTTGGACGATGGGCTAAAACACAGTTTTGCATTCTTTTGCTCTCAACAGATGGTGCTTCGGCTTTGAGTAGATTGGAACGTATCTGTGAGATTCTTGACCAGCCCGTGTCCCTTGAGGCTGGGGGGGAATTTGACGTCAACCTGGATGTTCGCATAGGGTTTGCGGACCGCCAGGGCGGTGAATCGGTTAATATTTTGATCAGTCATTCTGAAAGTGCGCTTGACGTTTCTTTGGAATCTGGCACCAAGGTGAACATGTATAAGGTGCGCCCATTTGGATAG
- a CDS encoding glycosyltransferase — protein MFNTKSCTPPKVLIIDLSLKYGGSSSRVISLIKDSPSGSIALAGLSSGAVITEAAKIGLPVHVVGKRKTDPMIVFRILKLIRQHNYQVMDTQNVQSKFWGSLVSIFSNTALVSTINSWYANEHGKTSNKGKLYTQLELLTNWGLDLYITVSKKDKLSLLNSKIPENKIELIYNAVNVDVDATPDSPEWLQRKFQLPPKSLVCTAVGRLVPIKGYDVLINAAKQIVAKSPNLYFLIVGDGEERENLENQIKRSGLERSILLAGYQDRQSVLAILNSSDFFVMPSRYEGTPIALLEAAAFGKPIVASNSGGIPELVENEVHALLVPPEDPTALADALIWLCTNPEAAQQLGKKAQERVSNQFNLENQIKRTWEAYQKAFDNHKRSRKV, from the coding sequence ATGTTCAACACAAAATCATGTACTCCGCCAAAAGTTCTTATCATCGATCTGTCATTAAAATATGGCGGGTCTAGCTCCCGGGTTATATCCTTGATAAAGGACTCTCCATCAGGCTCAATAGCTTTGGCAGGATTATCGTCGGGCGCAGTCATTACAGAAGCAGCGAAAATAGGACTTCCTGTACACGTCGTTGGTAAACGCAAAACAGACCCCATGATCGTTTTCCGCATTCTTAAATTGATACGACAACATAATTATCAAGTTATGGATACTCAAAACGTTCAGTCAAAATTTTGGGGGAGTCTGGTTTCAATTTTCTCCAATACCGCGCTTGTTTCTACGATAAATAGTTGGTATGCAAATGAACATGGGAAAACTTCAAACAAAGGCAAGCTTTATACCCAACTGGAACTTCTAACAAACTGGGGGCTGGATCTTTACATCACTGTATCAAAAAAAGACAAACTTTCATTGCTAAATTCGAAAATCCCTGAAAATAAAATCGAATTAATCTACAATGCCGTCAATGTTGATGTTGACGCAACCCCAGATAGCCCTGAATGGTTGCAAAGAAAGTTCCAACTTCCGCCCAAGTCCCTTGTTTGTACGGCTGTCGGGCGACTTGTCCCCATCAAGGGGTATGATGTTTTGATCAATGCTGCAAAACAGATCGTTGCAAAATCACCGAATTTATATTTTCTAATTGTTGGCGACGGGGAGGAAAGAGAGAATTTAGAAAACCAAATTAAAAGATCTGGATTGGAGCGCAGCATCCTTTTGGCAGGTTATCAAGATCGGCAGTCTGTACTTGCAATTCTAAACTCAAGCGATTTCTTTGTCATGCCATCACGATATGAGGGAACGCCAATTGCGCTCTTGGAAGCTGCTGCTTTTGGAAAACCCATCGTAGCATCCAATAGCGGCGGTATTCCTGAATTGGTCGAAAATGAGGTTCACGCACTACTTGTTCCCCCTGAAGATCCAACGGCCTTGGCAGATGCTCTTATTTGGCTATGTACAAACCCCGAGGCAGCCCAACAGTTGGGAAAAAAAGCCCAGGAAAGGGTTAGCAACCAGTTCAATCTGGAAAACCAAATTAAAAGAACGTGGGAAGCATATCAAAAGGCGTTTGATAACCACAAACGGTCAAGGAAAGTATAA